One segment of Phaeacidiphilus oryzae TH49 DNA contains the following:
- a CDS encoding TOPRIM nucleotidyl transferase/hydrolase domain-containing protein, which produces MSQVDGAERRVFPDPRSVRRAAGGAGSPVAAALADELAAGPSPRTVVLVEGISDQVAVRTLAARQGRDLRAEGTAVLPMGGATSIARFLEVLGPAPGVALAGLCDAAEEDYFRRGLERAGLLAAGLPPTRATLAGLGFFVCEADLEEELIRALGADRVVRVVEAEGDLPPLRTFRKQPAQQGRTLEQQLRRFLGTTSGRKIHYARVLVEQLDPADPPPPLRGLLAHL; this is translated from the coding sequence GTGAGCCAAGTGGACGGAGCGGAGCGGCGGGTCTTTCCTGACCCCCGGAGCGTGCGGCGGGCCGCCGGGGGCGCCGGGTCGCCGGTCGCCGCCGCGCTGGCCGACGAGCTCGCGGCCGGGCCCAGCCCGCGCACCGTCGTCCTGGTCGAGGGGATCAGCGACCAGGTGGCCGTGCGGACCCTGGCCGCCCGGCAGGGCCGCGACCTCCGGGCGGAGGGCACCGCCGTGCTCCCGATGGGCGGGGCCACCAGCATCGCCAGATTCCTCGAGGTGCTCGGCCCCGCGCCCGGCGTCGCGCTGGCGGGCCTGTGCGACGCCGCCGAGGAGGACTACTTCCGGCGCGGTCTGGAACGGGCCGGCCTCCTCGCGGCCGGCCTGCCGCCAACCCGCGCGACCCTGGCCGGCCTCGGCTTCTTCGTCTGCGAGGCGGACCTGGAAGAGGAGTTGATCCGCGCACTCGGCGCCGACCGCGTCGTCCGGGTGGTGGAGGCCGAGGGCGACCTGCCCCCGCTGCGCACCTTCCGCAAGCAGCCCGCCCAGCAGGGCCGCACGCTGGAGCAGCAACTGCGCCGATTCCTCGGCACCACCAGCGGTCGCAAGATCCACTACGCCCGGGTCCTGGTCGAGCAGCTCGACCCGGCCGACCCGCCCCCGCCGCTGCGCGGACTCCTGGCGCACCTCTGA
- a CDS encoding VIT1/CCC1 transporter family protein, producing MSDTPETPHGSFPEPEHFEPHHNGLGSRLNWLRAGVLGANDGVVSTAGLVVGVAGASADSQALLVAGLAGLLSGSISMAAGEYVSVSTQRDSERAALAQERRELAETPEYELRELTALYRDKGLTPELATEVARQLTAHDALAAHAETELGIDPDELTSPWQAAVASFISFTVGALLPLLAITLPPASVRVWITVGSVLVALVATGWSSARLGDAPPGRAVLRNVAGGAIAMAVTYAAGALLHTMGA from the coding sequence GTGAGCGACACGCCGGAAACCCCGCACGGCTCCTTTCCGGAGCCCGAGCACTTCGAGCCCCATCACAACGGCCTCGGCTCGCGGCTGAACTGGCTGCGGGCCGGCGTCCTCGGCGCCAACGACGGCGTGGTCTCCACGGCCGGCCTGGTGGTCGGCGTCGCCGGCGCCTCCGCCGACTCCCAGGCCCTGCTGGTCGCGGGCCTGGCCGGACTCCTCTCCGGCTCCATCTCGATGGCGGCGGGCGAGTACGTCTCGGTCTCCACCCAGCGCGACTCGGAGCGCGCCGCCCTCGCCCAGGAGCGCCGCGAACTCGCCGAGACCCCGGAGTACGAGCTGCGGGAGCTGACCGCCCTCTACCGGGACAAGGGCCTCACCCCGGAGCTCGCCACCGAGGTCGCCCGGCAGCTCACCGCACACGACGCCCTCGCCGCCCATGCCGAGACCGAACTCGGCATCGACCCCGACGAGTTGACCAGCCCCTGGCAGGCCGCCGTGGCCAGCTTCATCTCCTTCACGGTCGGCGCCCTGCTGCCGCTGCTCGCCATCACCCTGCCGCCCGCCTCGGTACGGGTCTGGATCACCGTCGGCTCGGTCCTGGTCGCTTTGGTGGCGACCGGCTGGTCCAGCGCGCGCCTGGGCGACGCGCCGCCCGGCCGGGCCGTACTGCGCAACGTGGCCGGCGGGGCGATCGCGATGGCCGTCACCTATGCCGCGGGCGCCCTGCTGCACACCATGGGCGCCTGA
- a CDS encoding putative leader peptide yields the protein MAKQGKHWALTRRRHVDLARVTTAACPTSR from the coding sequence ATGGCCAAGCAGGGCAAGCACTGGGCGCTCACGCGCCGCCGCCACGTCGATCTCGCGCGGGTCACCACCGCCGCGTGTCCGACCTCGCGCTGA
- the ssuE gene encoding NADPH-dependent FMN reductase: MSQIVSVSGSPSATSRTARLLRHVDARLTAHGHVVTPLAVRELPAGPLLAGDTSDPEIAAAAELVSRADGLVIGTPIYKASYSGLLKTLLDLLPQYALAEKTVLPLATGGSTAHVLAIDYALRPVLTSMGAGHVLPGWFVLDREIAHAPALPVVTASETERQLHGVVDRFSAALPGAPLLAASA; encoded by the coding sequence ATGTCCCAGATCGTGTCCGTCTCCGGCAGTCCCTCCGCCACCTCGCGCACCGCCCGCCTGCTCCGGCACGTGGACGCGCGGCTCACCGCCCACGGCCACGTGGTCACCCCGCTCGCCGTCCGCGAGCTCCCGGCCGGCCCCCTGCTGGCCGGCGACACCTCCGATCCGGAGATAGCCGCCGCGGCCGAACTCGTCTCGCGCGCCGACGGCCTGGTCATCGGCACCCCGATCTACAAGGCCTCCTACTCGGGCCTGCTGAAGACCCTCCTCGACCTGCTGCCGCAGTACGCCCTGGCGGAGAAGACGGTGCTGCCGCTCGCCACCGGCGGCTCCACGGCCCACGTGCTGGCCATCGACTATGCGCTGCGCCCGGTCCTCACCTCGATGGGCGCCGGCCACGTCCTCCCCGGCTGGTTCGTCCTGGACCGGGAGATCGCCCACGCCCCGGCCCTGCCGGTGGTGACCGCTTCGGAGACCGAACGGCAGCTGCACGGGGTGGTGGACCGGTTCTCGGCGGCCCTCCCCGGGGCCCCGCTGCTGGCCGCCAGCGCCTGA
- the bldC gene encoding developmental transcriptional regulator BldC has translation MTARTPDAEPLLTPAEVATMFRVDPKTVTRWAKAGKLTSIRTLGGHRRYREAEVRALLAGIPQQRGEA, from the coding sequence ATGACCGCTCGCACCCCTGATGCCGAGCCGCTGCTGACCCCGGCTGAGGTCGCCACCATGTTCAGGGTCGACCCCAAGACCGTGACGCGCTGGGCCAAGGCGGGCAAGCTGACGTCTATTCGAACGCTCGGCGGGCACCGCCGGTACCGCGAGGCCGAGGTTCGCGCCCTGCTCGCCGGTATTCCGCAGCAGCGCGGCGAGGCCTGA
- a CDS encoding Leu/Phe/Val dehydrogenase, which produces MTDVSEQSSSSGTDGTRDVLRRIFSTDSDTAPGDSHEQVVLCRDRDSGLQAVIAIHSTALGPALGGTRFHPYATPDEAVQDALNLARGMSYKNALAGLDHGGGKAVIIGDPARDKSEPLLRAYGRFVQSLAGRYITACDVGTYVADMDVIARECSFVTGRSPAHGGAGDSSVLTAFGVYQGMRASAQHLWGSPELGGRTVGIAGVGKVGHHLTRHLVEEGARVVITDVRDEAVQRVLAAHRDDHPGSVTAVPDADALIRAGLDVYAPCALGGALNDTTVPALTAQVVCGAANNQLAHPGVEKDLADRGILYAPDYVVNAGGVIQVAEEIEGFDFDRARAKAERIYDTTLAIFEQAAADGVPPAAAADRLAEKRMAGVGRLRSILLPRPRG; this is translated from the coding sequence GTGACCGACGTCAGTGAGCAGTCCAGCAGCTCCGGCACCGATGGCACCCGAGACGTGCTCCGCCGGATCTTCTCCACGGACTCAGACACCGCCCCGGGCGACAGCCACGAGCAGGTCGTCCTCTGCCGAGACCGCGACAGCGGCCTCCAGGCCGTCATCGCCATCCACTCCACCGCTCTCGGCCCCGCCCTGGGCGGGACCCGCTTCCACCCCTACGCCACCCCCGACGAGGCCGTCCAGGACGCCCTGAACCTCGCCCGCGGCATGTCCTACAAGAACGCCCTGGCCGGGCTCGACCACGGCGGCGGCAAGGCCGTGATCATCGGGGACCCGGCCCGCGACAAGAGCGAGCCGCTGCTCCGCGCCTACGGCCGCTTCGTGCAGTCCCTGGCCGGCCGCTACATCACGGCCTGCGACGTCGGCACCTACGTCGCCGACATGGACGTGATCGCCCGCGAGTGCTCCTTCGTCACCGGCCGCTCCCCCGCCCACGGCGGCGCCGGGGACTCCTCGGTCCTCACCGCCTTCGGCGTCTACCAGGGGATGCGTGCCTCCGCGCAGCACCTCTGGGGCAGCCCGGAGCTCGGCGGCCGGACCGTCGGCATCGCCGGCGTCGGCAAGGTCGGCCACCATCTGACGCGCCATCTGGTCGAGGAGGGCGCCCGGGTGGTGATCACCGACGTCCGGGACGAGGCGGTGCAGCGGGTGCTGGCCGCCCACCGGGACGATCACCCGGGGTCGGTCACCGCCGTCCCGGACGCCGACGCGCTGATCCGCGCCGGCCTGGACGTCTACGCCCCCTGCGCGCTCGGCGGAGCGCTGAACGACACGACCGTCCCCGCGCTGACCGCGCAGGTGGTCTGCGGTGCGGCCAACAACCAACTGGCCCACCCGGGTGTCGAGAAGGACCTCGCCGACCGCGGGATCCTCTACGCGCCGGACTACGTCGTCAACGCCGGCGGGGTCATCCAGGTGGCCGAGGAGATCGAGGGCTTCGACTTCGACCGGGCCAGGGCCAAGGCCGAGCGGATCTACGACACCACGCTGGCGATCTTCGAGCAGGCCGCGGCGGACGGCGTCCCGCCCGCCGCCGCCGCCGACCGGCTCGCCGAGAAGCGGATGGCGGGGGTCGGGCGGCTGCGCTCGATCCTGCTCCCCCGACCGCGCGGCTGA
- a CDS encoding DUF3073 domain-containing protein, whose protein sequence is MGRGRAKAKQTKVARQLKYSSGGTDLSRLAEELGASSEQSSVNTEPFEDDDEEDDPYARYAELYDVDDDEEDEENGGGQARRRA, encoded by the coding sequence ATGGGGCGCGGCCGGGCCAAGGCCAAGCAGACGAAGGTCGCCCGCCAGCTGAAGTACAGCAGCGGCGGGACGGACCTCTCACGTCTGGCCGAAGAGCTGGGCGCATCGTCAGAGCAGAGTTCGGTGAACACCGAGCCCTTCGAGGACGATGACGAAGAGGATGACCCTTACGCGCGGTACGCCGAACTCTACGACGTCGATGACGACGAAGAGGACGAGGAGAACGGTGGCGGCCAGGCCCGTCGCCGGGCCTGA
- the purM gene encoding phosphoribosylformylglycinamidine cyclo-ligase, with product MTDHDSTGATYAAAGVDIDAGDRAVELMKSWVGKAKRPEVVGGLGGFAGLFDASAFKRYERPMLATSTDGVGTKVAVAQAMDKHDTIGRDLVGMVVDDLVVCGAEPLFMTDYIATGKVVPERIADIVKGIAEGCVLAGCALVGGETAEHPGLLAADEYDVAGAGTGVVEADALLGADRVRAGDAVIAMAASGLHSNGYSLVRHVLLERAGWKLDREVPEFGRTLGEELLEPTRIYSLDCLAVARAAEVHAFSHITGGGLAANLARVIPDGLHARLDRGTWTPLPVFSTVGEVGQVAGIELEKTLNMGVGMVAVVPQESVDAVLAVLEDRDVESWLLGDVVDAATAESDEGAALYGEYA from the coding sequence GTGACTGACCACGATTCCACCGGAGCGACCTACGCGGCCGCCGGCGTCGACATCGACGCGGGCGACCGCGCCGTCGAGCTGATGAAGAGCTGGGTCGGCAAGGCCAAGCGGCCCGAGGTGGTCGGCGGCCTCGGCGGCTTCGCGGGCCTCTTCGACGCCAGCGCTTTCAAGCGCTACGAGCGCCCGATGCTGGCCACCTCCACCGACGGCGTGGGCACCAAGGTCGCCGTCGCCCAGGCCATGGACAAGCACGACACCATCGGCCGCGACCTGGTCGGCATGGTCGTCGACGACCTGGTGGTGTGCGGAGCCGAGCCGCTCTTCATGACCGACTACATCGCCACCGGCAAGGTCGTGCCGGAGCGGATCGCGGACATCGTCAAGGGCATCGCGGAGGGCTGCGTGCTGGCCGGCTGCGCCCTGGTCGGCGGCGAGACCGCCGAGCACCCGGGCCTGCTGGCCGCCGACGAGTACGACGTGGCCGGCGCCGGCACCGGCGTGGTCGAGGCGGACGCCCTCCTCGGCGCGGACCGGGTGCGGGCCGGCGACGCGGTGATCGCGATGGCCGCCTCCGGCCTGCACTCCAACGGCTACTCGCTGGTCCGCCACGTGCTGCTGGAGCGGGCCGGCTGGAAGCTCGACCGGGAGGTCCCGGAGTTCGGCCGCACCCTCGGCGAGGAACTGCTGGAGCCGACCCGGATCTACTCGCTGGACTGCCTCGCGGTGGCCCGGGCGGCCGAGGTGCACGCCTTCTCCCACATCACCGGCGGCGGACTCGCGGCCAACCTGGCCCGGGTCATCCCGGACGGCCTCCACGCCCGGCTCGACCGCGGCACCTGGACGCCGCTGCCGGTCTTCTCCACCGTCGGCGAGGTCGGCCAGGTGGCCGGGATCGAGCTGGAGAAGACCCTCAACATGGGCGTGGGGATGGTCGCCGTGGTGCCGCAGGAGTCGGTGGACGCGGTGCTCGCGGTGCTGGAGGACCGGGACGTCGAGTCCTGGCTGCTGGGCGACGTCGTCGACGCCGCCACGGCGGAGAGCGACGAGGGCGCGGCGCTGTACGGCGAGTACGCCTGA
- the purF gene encoding amidophosphoribosyltransferase produces the protein MPRGDGRLSHDLLPGEKGPQDACGVFGVWAPGEEVAKLTYYGLYALQHRGQESAGIAVSNGSQILVYKDMGLVSQVFDETSLGALTGHIAIGHARYSTTGSSVWENAQPTFRATAHGSLALGHNGNLVNTAELARLVAELPGEEHVSRDGRGSATNDSDLVTALLAGHPEWTVEETARQILPSVKGAFSLVFMDENTLYAARDPQGIRPLVLGRLERGWVVASETAALDIVGASFIREVEPGEMVAIDQEGLRASRFAEARPKGCVFEYVYLARPDTSINGRNVHLARVEMGRKLAAEAPAEADLVIATPESGTPAAIGYAEASGIPYGSGLVKNAYVGRTFIQPSQTIRQLGIRLKLNPLREVIQGKRLVVVDDSIVRGNTQRALVRMLREAGAAEVHIRISSPPIKWPCFFGIDFATRAELIANGLSVEEIGKSLGADSLAYISIEGMVEATDQPKERLCRACFDGEYPMELPDPGLLGKHLLEAEIASGSAASGNAERTPRAGSPADLDGVRSLFGGVGGSDALRRP, from the coding sequence GTGCCACGTGGTGACGGACGACTCAGCCACGACCTCCTCCCGGGTGAGAAGGGCCCCCAGGACGCCTGCGGCGTCTTCGGCGTCTGGGCCCCGGGTGAAGAGGTCGCCAAACTCACCTACTACGGGCTGTACGCGCTGCAGCACCGGGGACAGGAGTCCGCGGGCATCGCAGTGAGCAACGGCTCCCAGATCCTCGTCTACAAGGACATGGGTCTGGTCTCGCAGGTCTTCGACGAGACCTCGCTCGGTGCGCTCACCGGCCATATCGCGATCGGCCACGCGCGCTACTCCACGACCGGCTCCTCGGTCTGGGAGAACGCCCAGCCCACCTTCCGGGCGACCGCCCACGGCTCGCTCGCCCTGGGCCACAACGGAAACCTGGTCAACACCGCCGAGCTGGCCCGGCTGGTGGCCGAACTCCCCGGCGAGGAGCACGTCTCCCGCGACGGCCGGGGCTCGGCCACCAACGACTCCGACCTGGTCACCGCCCTCCTCGCGGGCCACCCCGAGTGGACCGTGGAGGAGACCGCCCGGCAGATCCTGCCCTCGGTCAAGGGCGCCTTCTCCCTCGTCTTCATGGACGAGAACACCCTCTACGCGGCCCGCGACCCGCAGGGCATCCGCCCGCTGGTCCTCGGCCGCCTGGAGCGCGGCTGGGTGGTCGCCTCCGAGACGGCGGCGCTGGACATCGTCGGCGCCAGCTTCATCCGCGAGGTCGAGCCCGGCGAGATGGTCGCCATCGACCAGGAGGGCCTCCGCGCCTCCCGGTTCGCCGAGGCCCGCCCCAAGGGCTGCGTCTTCGAGTACGTCTACCTGGCCCGTCCGGACACCAGCATCAACGGCCGCAACGTCCACCTCGCCCGGGTGGAGATGGGCCGCAAGCTCGCCGCCGAGGCCCCGGCCGAGGCCGACCTGGTGATAGCGACCCCGGAGTCCGGCACCCCGGCCGCCATCGGCTACGCCGAGGCCAGCGGGATCCCGTACGGCTCCGGCCTGGTGAAGAACGCCTATGTGGGCCGCACCTTCATCCAGCCCAGCCAGACCATCCGCCAGCTCGGCATCCGGCTCAAGCTCAACCCGCTGCGCGAGGTCATCCAGGGCAAGCGGCTGGTCGTCGTGGACGACTCGATCGTCCGGGGCAACACCCAGCGGGCGCTGGTCCGGATGCTCCGCGAGGCGGGCGCCGCCGAGGTGCACATCCGGATCTCCTCGCCGCCGATCAAGTGGCCCTGCTTCTTCGGCATCGACTTCGCCACCCGCGCCGAGCTGATCGCCAACGGCCTCTCGGTCGAGGAGATCGGCAAGTCGCTGGGCGCCGACTCGCTGGCGTACATCTCCATCGAGGGCATGGTGGAGGCCACCGACCAGCCCAAGGAGCGGCTCTGCCGGGCCTGCTTCGACGGCGAGTACCCGATGGAGCTGCCGGACCCCGGGCTGCTGGGCAAGCACCTGCTTGAGGCCGAGATCGCCTCCGGCTCCGCCGCCTCAGGCAACGCCGAGCGCACCCCCCGGGCCGGCTCCCCGGCCGACCTGGACGGCGTCCGCTCGCTCTTCGGCGGCGTCGGCGGGTCGGACGCGCTGCGCCGCCCCTGA
- a CDS encoding sterol carrier family protein codes for MPQTSRRARTYHPAAVRSALAAEFTAIREQLAGLTEDQLLLPTRLGDWTVRELAVHLGFAADAVERALTAARDTPPAGAAARPLDLTGWVRGAAEAAQAIDETVRERAAGGAYDPVAAIDHLLGQLPDLAGQESLLVPTRLGTLRLADFLVTRLVESVVHADDLTAALQAADPERPDFPHDRQALAAVVRLLADTLAEQAPGGSVELRIPPFAVVQCVEGPRHTRGTPPNVVETSPLVWVRLATGRLTWEDAVEVAELTASGERSDLSALLPVMA; via the coding sequence ATGCCGCAGACCAGTCGCCGCGCCAGGACCTACCACCCCGCCGCGGTGCGCTCGGCGCTCGCCGCCGAGTTCACCGCGATCCGCGAACAGCTCGCCGGGCTGACGGAGGATCAACTCCTCCTCCCCACCCGCCTCGGCGACTGGACCGTCCGCGAGCTCGCCGTCCACCTCGGCTTCGCCGCGGACGCGGTGGAGCGCGCCCTCACCGCCGCCCGGGACACCCCGCCGGCCGGCGCCGCCGCCCGCCCGCTCGACCTGACGGGCTGGGTCCGCGGCGCCGCCGAGGCCGCCCAGGCCATCGACGAGACGGTCCGGGAGCGGGCCGCGGGCGGCGCCTACGACCCGGTCGCCGCGATCGACCACCTCCTGGGCCAACTCCCCGACCTGGCCGGACAGGAGTCCCTCCTCGTCCCGACCCGGCTCGGCACCCTCCGGCTGGCCGACTTCCTGGTCACCCGCCTCGTCGAGTCCGTGGTCCACGCCGACGACCTCACCGCCGCCCTCCAGGCCGCCGACCCCGAGAGGCCGGACTTCCCGCACGACCGGCAGGCCCTGGCCGCCGTGGTCCGGCTGCTCGCCGACACCCTCGCGGAACAGGCCCCGGGCGGCTCCGTCGAACTGCGGATCCCCCCGTTCGCGGTCGTCCAGTGCGTCGAGGGCCCCCGGCACACCCGCGGCACCCCGCCGAATGTGGTGGAGACCTCTCCGCTGGTCTGGGTCCGGCTCGCCACCGGGCGTCTGACCTGGGAAGACGCGGTGGAAGTGGCGGAACTCACGGCCAGTGGGGAGCGCAGCGATCTCTCCGCGCTACTCCCTGTAATGGCCTGA
- a CDS encoding DUF4097 family beta strand repeat-containing protein translates to MPAPIHRRRTALGAAAAAVLASVALALSGCSSSTPSISVDVGGSAAHASDDTTVHGQLNKITVRGGAGSVEITAGPSGTSATTVHRDIEYHGDKPAAVPGSTSGGSLTLGSGCDCSIDYRITTPPGPAVTVDSAAGPVSVTGADTVQVRGGAGTVRVNRAAGAVTVNVGSGDVDLDGIGGPLIVTALSGTITGRDVSSATADLASGAGSQQVVFSSAPHRISATAAAGGIRLTLPRHAYRVDAHTVTGSVTSGLPNDSAAADTLTVHTVTGNIALGTF, encoded by the coding sequence ATGCCGGCTCCGATCCATCGGCGGCGTACCGCGCTCGGTGCCGCGGCCGCCGCCGTCCTCGCCTCCGTCGCGCTCGCGCTGAGCGGGTGCTCCAGCTCCACGCCGTCCATCTCGGTGGACGTCGGCGGCTCGGCCGCGCACGCCTCGGACGACACCACCGTCCACGGTCAGCTGAACAAGATCACCGTGCGCGGCGGGGCCGGCTCGGTGGAGATCACCGCGGGCCCGTCCGGCACCTCGGCCACCACCGTGCACCGCGACATCGAGTACCACGGCGACAAGCCGGCGGCCGTCCCCGGCAGCACCTCAGGCGGCTCGCTGACCCTCGGCTCCGGCTGCGACTGCTCGATCGACTACCGGATCACCACCCCGCCGGGCCCCGCCGTCACCGTGGACTCCGCCGCCGGTCCGGTCAGTGTGACCGGCGCCGACACCGTCCAGGTCCGCGGCGGCGCCGGGACGGTGCGGGTGAACCGGGCGGCCGGGGCGGTGACCGTCAACGTCGGCTCGGGCGACGTCGATCTGGACGGGATCGGCGGACCGCTGATCGTGACCGCCCTCTCCGGCACCATCACCGGCCGGGACGTCTCCTCCGCCACCGCCGACCTGGCCTCCGGCGCCGGCAGCCAGCAGGTGGTCTTCTCGTCCGCCCCGCACCGGATCTCGGCCACCGCCGCCGCGGGCGGCATCCGGCTCACCCTGCCCCGCCACGCCTACCGGGTGGACGCCCACACGGTGACCGGCTCGGTCACCAGCGGCCTGCCGAACGACTCCGCCGCCGCCGACACCCTGACCGTCCACACCGTCACCGGGAACATCGCCCTCGGCACCTTCTGA
- a CDS encoding putative T7SS-secreted protein — protein sequence MGQRTTGRMGRRAEVFGLADRLRALAAELEGHAGQLRLRTGAMRWEGEAANAFRRRIRRRVGEALLGADGLRAAAAALERYARGLALPAGEGIAR from the coding sequence ATGGGGCAGCGGACGACAGGGCGGATGGGACGGCGGGCCGAGGTGTTCGGCCTGGCGGACCGACTCCGGGCGCTGGCCGCGGAGTTGGAGGGGCACGCCGGGCAGCTCCGGCTGCGGACCGGCGCGATGCGGTGGGAGGGCGAGGCGGCGAACGCGTTCCGGCGGCGGATCCGGCGCCGGGTCGGCGAGGCGCTGCTCGGCGCGGACGGCCTGAGAGCGGCGGCGGCCGCGCTGGAGCGCTACGCACGCGGCCTCGCGCTCCCGGCCGGCGAGGGGATCGCCCGGTGA